A window of the Cannabis sativa cultivar Pink pepper isolate KNU-18-1 chromosome X, ASM2916894v1, whole genome shotgun sequence genome harbors these coding sequences:
- the LOC115712836 gene encoding uncharacterized protein LOC115712836: MSATLATYHGGDGDGRDPPDPSRVPSSCEAVPPPVRKGRGVAANANLEKKRREAGKPLPVEVDLETGKVVGTEASNYVRFLGQQVSMLCPGGHLNFSDVPQQYKDQVLNRVRYYFDIDGNPHRDLLMGTLYSVMAERYSERKTLRHKHFKQHYKKPEDWDTVLKFPPDYLNTETWKPVCELFVSEAFLNRSTKNKSNRQLMKYPTTQGTKSLASIRHGMGGPPGEHVVEAWKEIHVKKPSGNFVNELAATDYGELIKELDRKRLERQSQSDTGTESESDTGYQFDVMETVLGQRSDYQRGVGKRLKGKGKKPIPQTQSTVPPQPTTEMMSTVADIFSAMRATWGG, encoded by the exons ATGTCAGCTACGTTAGCGACATACCACGGTGGGGATGGTGATGGCAGGGATCCCCCTGATCCTTCTAGGGTACCGTCGTCTTGCGAAGCAG TTCCACCTCCGGTCAGAAAGGGTCGTGGGGTTGCCGCAAACGctaatcttgaaaaaaaaaggagagaagcTGGTAAGCCCTTACCGGTGGAGGTAGATCTTGAAACCGGCAAAGTAGTTGGCACTGAAGCCAGCAATTATGTTCGATTTCTTGGCCAACAAGTGAGCATGTTGTGCCCGGGTGGTCATCTAAATTTTTCCGATGTACCCCAACAATACAAGGATCAAGTGCTCAATCGCGTCaga tACTACTTTGATATTGATGGGAATCCCCACCGAGACCTACTTATGGGGACTTTATATTCGGTGATGGCGGAGCGGTATAGTGAGCGAAAGACGCTCAGACACAAGCATTTCaaacaacattacaaaaaaccagaagattgggacacagttctcaaattcccccctgactacttgaataccgagacttggaaaccggtttgcgaattgttcgttagcgaggcatttttgaatcgttcaactaaaaataaatcgaatcggcaactaatgaaatatccaacaacGCAAGGCACAAAATCGTTGGCGTCCATACGCCACGGAATG GGGGGTCCTCCTGGAGAGCATGTAGTTGAAGCATGGAAGGAGATCCATGTGAAAAAACCGTCTGGAAATTTCGTTAATGAATTAGCTGCAACAGATTAT gGAGAACTGATCAAGGAGCTTGATAGGAAGCGACTTGAACGACAATCCCAGAGCGATACTGGGACTGAATCTGAATCTGATACTGGTTATCAGTTTGACGTAATGGAAACAGTTCTAGGCCAAAGATCTGACTATCAAAGAGGCGTGGGTAAAAGGCTCAAGGGCAAAGGAAAGAAACCAATCCCTCAAACTCAATCAACGGTGCCTCCCCAACCAACTACTGAAATGATGAGCACCGTGGCAGATATATTCTCAGCTATGCGTGCCACTTGGGGGGGGTAA